A window of Rhododendron vialii isolate Sample 1 chromosome 11a, ASM3025357v1 contains these coding sequences:
- the LOC131306813 gene encoding uncharacterized protein LOC131306813, producing the protein MAALYGLSEAMMCRSFSLSLSDPAMLWYTQLKPGFVNSFGELERSFTARFVASNRRPKTIKARIDLRQKDGESLKDYSERYYNVYNLVESCDQKTAATSFKRGLDRSLDLSKELMLWPPSDMLDLMQTVARYIKLDEYIGGSGVAEVADPTKSAAKDVKRQVNTIAKEGTRVGGNRGGGKTWDQPPSDGLDHLAITTYFKEPIFCMLRECVRMPRFQWPTGAMEKLGTVDGREPNQRVYYSFHNE; encoded by the coding sequence ATGGCTGCACTCTACGGACTTAGCGAGGCAATGATGTGCCGAAGTTTCTCCCTGAGCTTGTCGGACCCTGCCATGTTGTGGTACACTCAGCTTAAACCAGGATTCGTTAATAGTTTTGGGGAACTGGAACGTTCGTTCACTGCTCGGTTTGTAGCAAGTAATCGGCGGCCGAAGACAATTAAAGCACGAATAGACTTGCGACAGAAGGATGGCGAATCCTTGAAGGATTACTCCGAGCGATACTACAACGTTTATAACTTGGTGGAAAGTTGTGACCAGAAGACTGCTGCTACATCTTTTAAACGCGGTCTGGATCGGTCTTTAGATCTTTCTAAGGAGTTAATGCTCTGGCCGCCAAGCGATATGTTGGATCTGATGCAAACTGTTGCCCGTTATATCAAACTCGACGAATATATCGGGGGCTCCGGTGTTGCGGAAGTTGCCGACCCAACCAAATCGGCTGCAAAGGATGTGAAGAGGCAAGTTAACACCATTGCCAAGGAGGGCACTAGAGTTGGTGGAAATAGGGGGGGCGGTAAGACATGGGACCAACCTCCGAGCGATGGATTGGACCACCTTGCCATCACCACCTATTTCAAAGAACCCATCTTCTGTATGCTCCGAGAATGCGTACGGATGCCTAGATTCCAATGGCCAACAGGAGCAATGGAAAAGTTGGGGACTGTTGATGGGCGTGAGCCGAACCAACGGGTGTACTATTCATTCCACAATGAATAG